The Tubulanus polymorphus chromosome 6, tnTubPoly1.2, whole genome shotgun sequence genome includes a region encoding these proteins:
- the LOC141907354 gene encoding toll-like receptor 1: MFAKTAIMILVGWFLSAVTSMEVDDVLVDNVRVANFTDDSSRRPPPDHGWKMMNRDLFDAAHRIDDDEDEMHIHLMAEHVNFTASSNQNSQCPHRCLCGRIASGHFIGKSGVLCRGKGLKHWPVTTMPSDAVNVDISKNFLEDIKTNRLLSDLYQLDASQNRLSFLTKRMFQYFPNLRFLYVNCNRITSIGLDTFTAVRYLTHLDISSIYWSNYKRACVSQVQRLSPDYQAVVRLFIALGKMKYIRVLHMRMIIAISRLEKGLLAYFKESTGLINLDLSSNAILYADRDAFAYVRNLRTLKMSYCSLRVARNQFYHLRNLRLLKLKNSDLKKFDLSQFLSRSPRLYQLNLAESIGIRCMDWLKIEISRTRIRILEMSCDTVGGVYTKLDLSKMHSLRYLSLFQSSPWPTFPFGTIWFAPNLLTLSVVLQSERQKSRFSRTTLRKACDFFKQLALASSFTLRKLRVQGTIIPVECSPIKLMLKDKNFLDVLYLPDNGITHLASDTFRGVTPILQYISLRANKLTSIPRDLFAPLQFLKAVDLSSNLLTVVAPDQFKALRGFWSLTLADNPLVCDCRLRDLRNWYRSGKIVFKFGGKGKSYYGIPRPLCFDPVNLKGIPVTDFELPWIECDNRKYIIIYSVVAFIVALILIAGIVAYIHRVDINFWRHFKRGKRKKKKKKKKLYDAYVSHALDDSAFVAHQMVPQLEQDPDVQFKLCLEFRDFPVGGYMAQNSIDAIYGSRWVIFIVSRAFVDSNWSNFEVNQAITRKIDENENMIIIVVIEDIPVDEMPDCLQSIIHHTIRFDYPASSRPGTITNFWRRLKLTLDHGSHSNLSYPRPNSFPNT, translated from the exons ATGTTCGCTAAAACTGCGATAATGATTTTGGTCGGCTGGTTTTTATCAGCGGTAACTTCGATGGAAGTAGACGACGTTCTCGTTGATAATGTACGCGTCGCAAACTTCACCGATGACTCATCACGCCGTCCACCACCGGACCACGGCTGGAAGATGATGAACCGCGACCTGTTTGACGCTGCACATCGGATAGACG atgatgaagatgaaatgCATATTCATCTCATGGCAGAACATGTCAACTTTACCGCGTCTTCTAATCAAAACAGCCAATGTCCACATCGATGTCTTTGTGGACGAATTGCATCCGG GCATTTTATCGGAAAGAGCGGTGTTTTATGTCGAGGTAAAGGTTTGAAACACTGGCCGGTGACTACGATGCCGAGCGATGCGGTAAACGTTGATATCAGCAAAAACTTCCTCGAAGACATCAAAACGAATCGACTATTGTCCGATCTCTACCAACTGGACGCATCTCAGAATCGACTGAGCTTTCTAACGAAACGGATGTTTCAATACTTCCCAAACTTGAGGTTCCTATACGTGAATTGTAATCGTATCACATCAATCGGTTTGGATACGTTCACGGCCGTACGATACTTAACTCATCTGGATATCAGCTCCATCTATTGGTCTAATTACAAACGAGCATGCGTGTCACAAGTTCAGAGGTTATCTCCTGACTATCAGGCTGTTGTCCGCCTCTTCATAGCTCTGGGAAAGATGAAATATATCCGTGTTCTGCACATGAGAATGATCATTGCTATTTCACGTCTTGAGAAAGGCTTACTGGCGTATTTCAAAGAATCTACGGGTCTGATTAATCTTGACTTATCGTCGAATGCGATCCTGTACGCTGACCGAGATGCCTTTGCCTACGTCAGAAACCTTCGCACCTTGAAGATGAGTTATTGCAGTCTTCGTGTCGCTCGGAACCAGTTTTACCACCTAAGAAACCTGCGACTGCTCAAGTTAAAAAATAGTGACCTGAAAAAGTTTGATTTGAGTCAGTTTCTCTCACGTTCCCCCAGACTGTATCAGTTGAATCTAGCGGAGAGTATCGGTATTCGTTGTATGGACtggctgaaaatagaaatatcccGTACGAGAATCCGCATACTTGAAATGTCGTGCGACACAGTCGGTGGTGTTTATACAAAGCTTGATCTTAGTAAAATGCATTCTCTAAGATACCTGTCATTATTCCAATCCTCTCCGTGGCCCACGTTTCCGTTCGGCACCATTTGGTTTGCGCCGAATCTCCTGACCTTATCGGTAGTTTTACAATCGGAGCGACAAAAGTCACGATTTTCACGAACAACTTTAAGAAAAGCTTGCGATTTCTTCAAACAACTGGCACTCGCTTCGTCGTTTACTCTGAGGAAACTACGAGTTCAAGGAACGATAATCCCTGTGGAATGTTCACCGATTAAACTAATGCTCAAAGATAAAAACTTTCTCGACGTTCTCTATCTGCCGGATAACGGTATTACACATTTGGCATCGGACACTTTCCGCGGAGTGACGCCAATCTTACAATATATATCATTACGAGCGAATAAACTCACGTCGATACCGCGTGACCTATTTGCGCCGCTGCAATTTCTCAAGGCCGTGGACTTGTCGTCGAATCTTCTAACAGTCGTGGCGCCAGACCAGTTCAAGGCGTTACGAGGATTTTGGTCATTGACGCTTGCTGACAATCCGTTGGTGTGCGACTGTAGATTAAGAGATCTCAGGAACTGGTATCGATCGGGTAAAATTGTTTTCAAGTTTGGAGGAAAAGGAAAAAGCTATTACGGCATTCCGAGGCCGTTGTGTTTCGATCCCGTTAATTTGAAAGGCATCCCCGTAACGGATTTCGAGTTGCCTTGGATCGAATGCGACAATCGAAAGTATATCATTATTTACTCTGTCGTCGCGTTCATCGTAGCTTTAATTTTAATTGCCGGAATCGTCGCCTACATACACCGCGTGGACATCAACTTCTGGAGACATTTCAAACGCGGCAAAcgaaagaagaagaaaaaaaagaagaaattatacGACGCCTACGTGTCCCACGCTCTTGACGATTCGGCATTCGTCGCCCATCAAATGGTCCCGCAACTCGAGCAAGACCCGGACGTTCAGTTTAAACTGTGTTTAGAATTTCGTGACTTTCCCGTCGGCGGCTACATGGCTCAGAACTCGATCGACGCGATATACGGCAGTCGTTGGGTGATATTCATAGTATCGCGAGCGTTCGTCGACAGCAACTGGTCAAACTTCGAAGTGAATCAAGCGATAACGAGGAAAATCGAtgagaatgaaaatatgataatcatCGTCGTTATCGAGGATATCCCGGTCGATGAAATGCCCGATTGTTTACAGTCGATCATACATCACACGATACGCTTCGATTACCCGGCCTCATCTCGACCCGGTACTATCACAAACTTCTGGAGACGACTGAAGCTCACCCTGGATCACGGCAGCCATAGTAATCTATCATACCCGAGACCCAATTCGTTCCCGAACACGTAA
- the LOC141907178 gene encoding cysteine-rich venom protein VAR8-like, producing the protein MFTVAVLVVAGVSKSSQTEIENLHNKLRATVSQYDQPAATNMLKLYWDDEIAMIAQKQADSCVYGHDQNIQRNIPGRLTLGQNIATGQRSWKEAIMDWFLEVHDYKYGVGKKSEYKIVNGARVKVMVGHYTQIVWAKTSRIGCGYAYCPSLPYKHHYVCNYGPGGNVGKQKPYEIGGSQASACPSTRADGLCDCKNKICLNLGTMNPNTCQCSCVASFHRKSDCGCKYHSTPSEDLSE; encoded by the exons ATGTTCACGGTAGCTGTGTTAGTCGTCGCGG GTGTATCCAAAAGTTCACAAACCGAAATTGAAAATCTCCACAATAAACTCCGTGCAACAGTTTCTCAATACGACCAACCAGCGGCCACAAATATGCTTAAACTG TACTGGGATGATGAAATCGCTATGATCGCTCAGAAACAGGCCGACTCATGTGTGTACGGACACGACCAAAACATCCAACGTAACATTCCAG gacGCTTGACTCTCGGGCAAAACATCGCAACCGGACAGAGAAGCTGGAAAGAAGCAATCATGGACTGGTTTTTGGAAGTCCACGATTACAAATACGGCGTCGGAAAGAAATCCGAATATAAAATTGTGAATGGTGCACGAGTTAAGGTCATGGTTGGACATTACACACAG ATTGTGTGGGCTAAAACATCGCGAATCGGTTGCGGTTACGCATACTGCCCCAGTCTGCCTTATAAACATCACTATGTGTGTAATTACGGACCAGG AGGCAATGTTGGCAAACAGAAGCCGTACGAAATCGGTGGTAGTCAGGCATCAGCTTGCCCAAGTACCCGAGCGGATGGTCTCTGTG ATTGTAAAAACAAGATATGTTTGAATCTGGGAACTATGAATCCCAATACGTGTCAGTGTTCGTGCGTGGCAAGTTTCCATCGTAAATCCGATTGCGGGTGTAAGTATCATTCGACTCCCAGTGAAGATCTCTCTGAATAA
- the LOC141907356 gene encoding uncharacterized protein LOC141907356, which yields METEKKMYRHKGGHVTAIVLTVLMFAAVLFFNYLSSSTMGQKLGLYVSSTGDVSDRFYLEITPAGWTFTIWAFIYLWQGTWLLYGFASIFRKLPDGYMYQTPPVIQLPTYIVYMFNLGFNIGWVFLFDRGLIIPSLVFIVLIPLTLIACLILEYRRIGHTYQTLTSHGKQADVWLVRILVHNGLAFYCGWVSVASFLNAAMVLVHILEVANDVACTVALALLAFFLVLYFCLDMFLLDRFTRYQFSNYIPVIMALGGSIAKNYERVGPSSRNPIFTVVLLAVALTCFVVKMIVLIVRHVRDPLANGGSVSDINPIALDEKSPAETKQGIAA from the exons ATGGaaactgaaaagaaaatgtatcgaCACAAAGGAGGCCATGTAACAGCGATAGTGTTAACTGTTTTAATGTTTGCGGCAGTGTTGTTCTTCAACTATTTGTCATCTTCCACAATGGGACAAAAACTCG gCCTATACGTGAGCAGTACCGGGGATGTATCGGATCGGTTTTACCTAGAGATCACACCAGCCGGTTGGACTTTTACTATCTGGGCGTTTATCTACCTATGGCAAGGGACCTGGCTGTTGTACGGATTCGCTTCGATTTTCAGGAAACTACCAGACGGTTACATGTACCAAACTCCACCTGTCATCCAACTACCGACCTACATCGTTTACATGTTCAACCTTGGATTCAACATAGGCTGGGTGTTTCTATTTGATCGTGGATTGATCATACCCTCGCTCGTTTTTATCGTACTGATTCCGCTGACGCTGATCGCCTGTCTGATCCTCGAGTACCGTCGTATCGGACACACTTATCAGACTCTGACAAGTCACGGTAAGCAAGCCGACGTATGGCTGGTTCGAATACTTGTACACAACGGTTTGGCTTTCTACTGCGGTTGGGTGAGCGTCGCTTCATTTCTGAATGCGGCTATGGTACTTGTCCACATCCTAGAAGTTGCCAATGACGTAGCTTGCACTGTCGCATTGGCTCTTTTAGCCTTCTTcttggttttgtatttttgtttgGACATGTTTTTACTGGACAGATTTACTCGATACCAATTCAGCAACTACATTCCCGTTATAATGGCGCTAGGGGGCAGCATCGCTAAGAATTACGAACGAGTCGGGCCGTCATCTAGGAATCCGATTTTCACGGTCGTGTTGCTGGCTGTTGCGTTGACGTGTTTTGTCGTGAAGATGATAGTTTTGATTGTGCGACACGTCAGAGATCCACTCGCTAATGGAGGCAGTGTATCTGATATAAATCCTATTGctttagatgaaaaatcaCCCGCTGAAACAAAACAAGGAATCGCGGCCTGA
- the LOC141907177 gene encoding potassium voltage-gated channel protein egl-36-like encodes MASAADQIAKIDAEKKIVVAAAAKFDEDQNEKTTSDEDQIFVINVGGQRFETYASTLKRIPNTRLANLKNGKGKYFHVAKNEFYFDRNPTIFGAILEYYRTGELHSPRSMCGPQVKREFKFWGIDQRDVERCCWENYYGSSDTRDNLLEFEKSLQKFTRDKNKTNCTGCVESVWMFLDNPNSSVGAMIFAIISQLVIILSVLSLILESVHAVQVPISSYSNGTLDLIPGIRQPGDTTVPPIQLLYVDWFCYLFFIVEFIIRFTFCPKKKMFFTNAYFIVDLLAVIWPIIFYIGFLANPAFAKREQFKITLRALESLRVLRLMHIMRFIRSGEVVLYSLRKSLREIGLTILLFIIGITCCGCLMYYAEMDNKLNFLEIPASIWWAMVTMTTVGYGDMYPTSSWGYLVGAITMMVGILLVGLNFSTIINNFMTYFGHAQFPDTHYCTRSYLPPKVPEEIYNYAIYDSSRRKSMIAIQDIHEIEKQSQPGYINNGFIADNDEPDVVNTRL; translated from the exons atggcTTCGGCAGCCGATCAAATCGCTAAGATCGACGCGGAGAAAAAAATCGTCGTCGCCGCCGCGGCGAAATTTGACGAAGATCAAAACGAAAAAACAACGAGCGACGAAGATCAAATATTTGTAATCAACGTCGGAGGTCAACGATTCGAAACGTACGCGTCGACGCTGAAACGCATTCCCAATACTCGACTCGCTAATCTAAAGAACGGAAAGGGTAAATACTTTCACGTGGCTAAAAATGAATTCTACTTCGATCGAAATCCGACAATTTTCGGAGCGATTCTCGAATACTACAGAACGGGCGAGTTGCattcaccgaggtcgatgtgtggTCCACAGGTGAAGCGTGAATTTAAATTCTGGGGTATCGACCAGCGAGATGTTGAACGGTGCTGTTGGGAGAACTACTACGGTAGTTCCGACACACGTGACAATCTGCTCGAGTTTGAGAAATCGCTGCAGAAATTTACGAGAGACAAAAACAAGACAAATTGCACCGGATGTGTCGAGTCTGTTTGGATGTTTCTGGATAATCCTAATTCATCGGTTGGGGCGATG aTTTTCGCTATAATCTCGCAACTAGTGATTATTTTGTCGGTTTTGTCGCTGATTCTGGAGTCGGTTCACGCCGTACAGGTTCCAATCTCGAGTTACAGTAACGGTACACTGGATCTGATACCCGGTATACGTCAACCAGGCGATACCACAGTGCCCCCTATTCAACTGCTTTACGTAGATTGGTTCTGTTATTTGTTCTTCATCGTCGAGTTCATCATTCGGTTTACGTTCTGCcccaaaaagaaaatgttcttcACCAACGCGTACTTCATAGTAGACCTACTGGCGGTTATCTGGCCGATCATTTTCTACATCGGTTTTCTGGCGAATCCGGCCTTCGCTAAACGGGAACAGTTTAAGATCACCCTACGAGCTCTGGAATCGCTTCGAGTGCTTCGGCTGATGCACATAATGCGGTTTATTCGCTCCGGAGAAGTCGTCTTGTATTCGCTGCGTAAAAGCTTGAGAGAAATAGGATTAACGATCCTATTGTTCATAATCGGCATCACGTGTTGTGGGTGTCTTATGTATTACGCCGAAATGGACAACAAACTGAACTTCCTCGAGATTCCGGCTTCGATTTGGTGGGCTATGGTGACGATGACCACGGTCGGGTACGGCGACATGTATCCTACTAGCTCCTGGGGATATCTGGTCGGGGCGATTACGATGATGGTCGGAATTTTATTGGTCGGTTTAAATTTTTCGACgatcatcaataatttcatgaCCTACTTCGGGCACGCGCAGTTCCCCGATACGCACTACTGTACCCGGTCGTACTTGCCGCCGAAAGTACCCGAGGAAATTTACAATTATGCCATCTACGATTCTTCGAGGCGGAAATCGATGATTGCAATTCAGGACATTCACGAGATCGAAAAGCAAAGTCAGCCAGGCTACATTAACAATGGTTTCATAGCTGATAATGACGAACCCGACGTTGTAAACACTCGTCTTTGA
- the LOC141907460 gene encoding uncharacterized protein LOC141907460 — METEKKLYRHSGGHVAVIVLTDISFGVSLFFNYLASSPIGQKLGFYVSSISEVSDRFYLEISPAGWTFTIWAFIYVWQGAWLLYGFASIFRKLPDGYMYQTPPVIQLPTYIVYMFNLGFNIGWVFLFDRALIVPSLVFIVLIPLTLIACLILEYRRIGHTYQTLTSHGKQADVWLVRLFVHNGLAFYCGWVSVASLLNTGFVLVYILEVANDVASTIVLALLAFILVLYFCLDMFLLDRFTRYQFSNYIPVIMALGGSIAKNYERVGPSSRNPIFTVVLLAVALTCFVVKMIVLIVRHVRDPLANGGSVSDINPIALDEKSPAETKQGIAA, encoded by the exons ATGGAAACTGAAAAGAAACTATATCGACACAGCGGAGGCCATGTAGCAGTTATAGTGTTAACTGATATATCGTTTGGCGTATCTCTGTTCTTCAACTATTTGGCATCTTCTCCGATCGGTCAAAAACTCG GTTTTTACGTCAGCTCTATAAGTGAAGTATCGGATCGGTTTTACCTGGAAATTTCACCAGCCGGTTGGACTTTTACTATCTGGGCGTTTATTTACGTATGGCAAGGGGCCTGGCTGTTGTACGGATTCGCTTCGATTTTCAGGAAACTACCAGACGGTTACATGTACCAAACTCCACCTGTCATCCAACTACCGACCTACATCGTTTACATGTTCAACCTTGGATTCAACATAGGCTGGGTGTTTCTATTTGATCGTGCACTGATCGTACCCTCGCTCGTGTTTATCGTACTGATTCCGCTGACGCTGATCGCCTGTCTGATCCTCGAGTACCGTCGTATCGGACACACTTATCAGACTCTGACAAGTCACGGTAAGCAAGCCGACGTATGGCTGGTTCGACTTTTTGTACATAACGGTTTGGCTTTCTACTGCGGTTGGGTGAGCGTCGCTTCTCTACTGAATACAGGCTTCGTACTTGTCTACATCCTAGAGGTTGCCAATGACGTAGCTTCCACTATCGTACTTGCTCTTTTAGCCTTCATcttggttttgtatttttgtttgGACATGTTTTTACTGGACAGATTTACTCGATACCAATTCAGCAACTACATTCCCGTTATAATGGCGCTAGGGGGCAGCATCGCTAAGAATTACGAACGAGTCGGGCCGTCATCTAGGAATCCGATTTTCACGGTCGTGTTGCTGGCTGTTGCGTTGACGTGTTTTGTCGTGAAGATGATAGTTTTGATTGTGCGACACGTCAGAGATCCACTCGCTAATGGAGGCAGTGTATCTGATATAAATCCTATTGctttagatgaaaaatcaCCCGCTGAAACAAAACAAGGAATTGCGGCATGA